The DNA window GCCCGCCATCGCGGGAGAGGCCCTCTCCGCCTCGATGGCGCCCACACCCCAGGCCCTGGAGAAACTGGAGCGACAGATTCTGGGAGGAGGCTGCGCACCTCGCCTGCTGGGGGACTCGAGCCGCCGCTTCGTCGAGTCACAGCTCCTGTGCGATGCACACCTCTCGTTCATCCTCGTCCAGCTCGCTCTCGATGGAACGCCGCTGCCGGAGTCTCCCCGGCGCTTGAAGGCACTCCTCACGGATGCCCTGTCACGCGGACGTGGCCCGTTCCTGAAGGGAACCACCACTCGCGTGCGAGGGCACACCCTTCCCGACAGCGTCCTCTACCGAGGCTATGTGCTGTTGATGCTCGCGGGGATGGAGCGCGCGGGGATGGCGGACGCGGAGTCCACCGCGCTCTTCGACGCCCTGGCCACGAGCCTCGAGAGCGCCCTCTCGCGGCAGCTCCTGCTCCCCTCCTTCACCCGGTCCATCTGGCCCTGTGACAGCGCCCCCGCCGCCGCGGGCCTCCTGCTCCACGGACGCCTTCGCGGCAATGACTCATCACGGGTGATGGGAGAGCGGCTCACCGCGAGGCTCGCGCAACTGGCGGCCCTCCCGACAGGCTTTCCCACCCGCGTCAACGCCGAGGGCCACCCCGTGGAGCCGACACCTCGCGCCACCACCCTCGCGTGGACGGGGGCCTTTCTCTCCATGGGCGCACACCCCACCGCTTCAACCTTCACCACCACCCTGGTGAAAGGCTACTGCGACCGTCCTGGTGGGGAGCTCCTCCCCTTCGCCGCGTGCCGGGAGTGGCCTCGCGGCATCGACGGGCCCGAGGACTCCGCGAGCGGCCCGCTGATGCAGGGCGGCTACTCCGTGGGAGCCAGCACCCTCGCCCTGGCCGCCACCCACCTGTCCAATGACTATCAGTCGTGGCACCGGGACCTGGTCAACTCCGCGCGGGAAATGGGCATCCGTCCGTTGCTCGAAAAGCCACACCGACACCCACTCGAGGCCGCGCTGTACTGGTGGGGAACCACGGCTCGCCCCTGGTAGGGCATGGGCCTCCATGTCGGCGAGCACGTCTTCGTTCAATGACGAACCGCTGTCTCATCCCTCGGGGCAAAATCAGGAATAAGCCGTTTTTAAAGTCGATTCGTATCATTCAGGGTAACCGAGCACCGGGGGAATGAAACATGAATCGACGGATGACAAAGCTGACCCTGGCCATGGGTGGCTTGGCGCTGTTGGGCGCATGTTCGAGCCGGACTGTCTGCCGGGACCCGACCACGACCACCGCGCTGCTCGCACGCCCCACCGAGAAGTTCCTCTCGGCGCAGAAGAAGGTGCCAGGACAGTACGTGGTGGTCCTCAAGGAGCCCGAGGCCGGGCTGCAACCGCTGGCTGTCAGCGAGGCAACACAAAGCCTCACGGCGAAATACGGCGGAGACACCTTCGCCGTGTACGAGCATGCGCTGCGAGGCTTCGCCACGCGGATGAGCGAGGAGCAGGCCCGTGCGCTCTCCACGGACCCCGCCGTCGCGTACGTCCAGGAGGACGGCGTGATGTCCATCCGCGAGAGCCAGCCGCGGCCCACCTGGGGCATCGACCGGGTGGACCAGCGGAACCTGCCTTTGGACAGACTCTACATGTACAACGCCACGGGCCTGGGGGTGCACGTCTACATCCTCGACACGGGCGTCCGCTTCACCCATCGCGAGTTCGAGGGAAGGGCCTCCGTCGGCTTCGACGCCATTGGCGACAGCATGAAGGGCAATGATTGCCACGGCCATGGGACGCACGTGGCGGGGACGGTTGCGGGCAAGACGTATGGCCTGGCCAAGAACGCCCAGGTGCACTCCGTCCGGGTGCTGGGCTGCAACGGCTCTGGCTCCACCTCCGGCGTCATCGCGGGCATCGACTGGGTGACGAAGAACCACCAGTCCCCCGCCGTCGCCAACATGAGCCTGGGCGGAGACCCGGACCAGGCCACCGACGACGCGGTCCGCCGTTCCATCGCCTCGGGCGTCACGTACGTGCTCGCCGCGGGCAACGAGTCCACGGATGCCTGCAAGCACTCGCCGGCCCGGACGATGGAGGCCATCACCGTGGCCGCCACCGACACCAAGGACAAGCGCACCCACTTCTCCAACTACGGCGACTGCGTGGATGTCTTCGCGCCCGGCAACCAAATCACCTCCGCGTGGCACTACAACGACAAGGAGACGCGCGAGCAGAGCGGCACGTCCATGGCCTCGCCCCACGTGGCCGGCGTCGCGGCGCTCTGGCTGGAGCTGAACCCCTCCGCCACCCCGGAAGCCGTCGCCACCGCCTTGTTCGCGAACGCCACCCCAGACAAGGTGCGCAGCCCGGGCGAGTGCTCTCCCAACCGGATGGCCTACTCGGGCTTCATCGGCGCCGTGCCCTTGCTGCCCACCGTGAGCACGGAGCCCCCGGAGCAGCCGGCCCCTTCCGCGGCACAACATTGACGTCAGCGTCCGGCCGCGAGGACCCTCCCCCTCGCGGCCCCCGAGGGCCGGACTCCGTCTCCTGGACGGAGCCCGGCCCTCGTCTTTCCAGGCCCCGAGTTCCTTGTCGTCGCCGGTCAGGAAGCCCGGTCAGGGGGCGTCCCGCGAGCAGCCCTGGGGCCGCATTCCGCGTCCCGTCACGGGCCCTGTGAGGAGGCACGACATGGCCACGCTCAACATCACCTATGACGGGATGTCCGCGGATGTGCCGGTGGAGTTGGAGCGCCCGGTGACGGACGACGATGTGCGCCGCATCGCCACGGAGCTCGTCCGCTCGGGTGGAGTCCCCGGCATGCACCTGACCGGCCTGAGCAACGAGGCCTTTCGCTACTTCGTGGTCGACCGGTTCCGCGGTGCCCGAGGCGAGGAGCGCATCTACCTGCGCCCCAAGGTCCCGTTTGGCGCCCGGTGAGGTGAGTCATGCGCATCATCTTTTGTGGTGTGGGGGCCATCGGCTCGCAGGCGGCGGTGCTGTGCCGCAACCTGGAGGCCTCGCTCGTGTTCATCGACTTCGACCGCGTGGAGTCCAAGAACCTGCTCGCGCAGGCCTACGTGAAGCCCTCGGTGGGGAAGAACAAGGCCGAGGCGCTCAAGCTCCAGTTCCTCAACCTGCACGGCGTGAAGACGGAGTCGTTCGGCGTGCGCATCACCCGCGACAACGTCGAGGCCCTGTGTGGGGGCGCGGACCTCCTGGTCGACTGCTTCGACAACCAGGACAGTCGCGTGCTGTTGAGCGAGTTCGCTCGCCGGGCCGGCAAGCCGCTCCTCCATGGCGCGGTGAGCGCGGACGGCACCTTCGGCCTCGTGCGCTGGGATGAGCGCTTCACGCCCGACGCGGAGGAGACCATCGGGCAGGCCACCTGCGAGGGCGGCGCGCACCTTCCGTTGCTGGGCCTGCTGGCCGCCACGCTCGCCCGGAGCGTGCAGGACTTCGCCAAGCAGGGCAGCCGGAGGGATGCGCTGGTGAACCTGTCCTCCGTGGTGCCCACCTCGGGCACCTGACGCCGGCCCGGGGCGCTGCGCCCGTTCAGCGCCCCGTCGTGATGGGCTCCGCGGTCTTCGACTCGAGCATCATGAGGACCTCGGCGACGCCATCCTCGGGCAGCTCGCTCTCATGGGCCACCTCGCGGAAACCACACTTCGCGAGGACGCGGACCGAGCCGACGTTGTGGACCGCCACCCACGCATGGAGTGGACGAGCCGGCTCATGCGCGAGGAACTCCGAGAGCGCCCGCGTCGCGAGGCCCTTGCCCCAGTGCTCGCGCCCCATCCAATAGGCAACGAGGCGCTTGCCGTCCTGGTCCCAACTGCCGATGTACCCGACGACCTGCCCGCCAACGACGATGGTCCGGGTCACGTTCTCCGGGCGGAGCACCCTCGTGCGCCAGTGGGACAGGAAGGCCTCGCGTTCCCGAGCTGGGAATGCGGCCATGCGCTGCGCTTCCGCGTCGCACTGGTGCTCGAAGAAGATGGAGAGGTCAGCATCCGTGACGTCGCGGAGAATCATTCGGGAAAGGCTCCATCCAACCTGCGTTGCGAGGTGCGCGGTCATCCTCCCGCAACTCAGGCCCGAGGTGTGGCGAAACCACCACCGTGGTCGGGGAGCTCGAACGCATTGGCCGCATGGGTGACGAGCTTCTCGAACACGCGCTCGAGCGGCTTCGAAGTCAGCATCCGATAGAGCTGATTCCGCAGGAACAATCCAGGGCGTGAGCGGGGGGCGAAGAAGCCGCCCACGCGCTTCGCGCCGTCCTGCGCCGGTGTCGCATAGGGCCGCATCCGCGCCTCGAAGCGCGAGAAGGCGTCGGCGTGCGACTCCGGACTCGCGAGCAGCTCTCCCGCGAGCACATACGCCCCCACCATCGCGAGGGGTGTCCCCTGCCCCCCAAGCGTGCCTCCCCATGCCGCGTCTCCGAGCAGCACCACGCGGCCCTGCGAGTACCGTGAGAGATGGACGGAGCCGATGGCGTCGAAGTAGGTGTCCTCCGCCTCGCGAAGCCCGTCCACGAGCCGCCGCGTCTCCCATCCCGCGCCCGCGAAGGCCGCGGAGACCGCATCGCACGCCGAGGCCGGGGAACGCTCATGGGGACCGAGGGGCGCCCCCGTGAAGACAAACAGCGCGCGGACCTGCTCCTCATCGTGGGCGCTGGTAACGCTCACCCCACGCCCCGGCTCGCTGTAGATGACTCCGCGCTGCTTCAGCCCCAGCGCGTTCGGCAGGGTGCAGCCCACGACGCGATAGCCATGGTGCTTCAGGCAATCCGTGTCCTTGCCGAAGAGCAGCGAGCGCACATTCGAGCGAAGTCCATCCGCGCCCACGACCAGGTCGAAGCGCTGCGGAGCGTGGTGCTCGAACTCCACCTCCACGCCAGCGGGCGTCTCGCACAGCGCGGTGGGTGCGTCTCCGAAGCGGTACTCCACCGACTCTCGTGTGCGCTCGAAGAGCAGTTGGCAGAGGTCTCCGCGATGAAGCTCGACGTCGCCGCTCATCATCAGCGCGGGCAGCTCCACCAATGCCCTGCCCGAGGCATCGATGAGGGTCTGCTTCCCCAATCGCGTCCGCCGTTCGTGAATCGCCTCCCACAAACCCATGCGCTCGAGCACGGTCCGGTGCACAGGGCCTCGGAAGTCCACGGCCTGCCCCCCGGTGCGCAGCGAGCGGGCGCGTTCGACGATGGTGACTCGCCAGCCCTGGCCCGTGAGCCATCCCGCGAGTGACGGGCCTGCGATTCCTGCTCCAACGATGAGGACGTGAGGTTGTGTCATGACGCGTACGGTGCACGCACCAACCTCCCGTCGCAATGCGGCCCCCTGCGATGTTTCCCGGTGTCCTAGCTCAGGCGGCTCCACGCACCAGGGCGTGCAGGGCGCTCGCAATCTGTACTAGTACAGAAATCATGGGAACAGCCCCCTACCAACGCATCGTCGAAGACGTGAAGAGGCAGCTCCGCTCCGGCGCGCTTCAGCCCGGCGACCGGCTGCCGTCCACCCGGGAGCTCGCCAGTCAGTGGAAGGTCGCGCTCGCGACGGCAGCGCATGCGCTGAGGGTGCTCGCACAGGAGGGGGTGGTGAAGGCCCTGCCACGAGTGGGCACCGTGGTCGCGGGTGGCGCATCGCGGCCCGGTGCGACGCGCGCCACGGCGGACTCCACACGCGAGCGCATCGTGCGCGCGGCCATCGCCATGGCGGATGACGAAGGCCTGCCCGCCCTCTCGATTCGCGGCGTCGCGTCGAAGCTGGGCATGCCGGTGATGTCTCTGTACCGGTACGTCGCCAGCAAGGAGGTGCTGCTGGTGATGATGGCGGAGACGGCGTTCGGGGATGAGGAGCTGCCTCGGAAGCCGCCCCCGGGCTGGCGCGCGCAGTTGGAGCTGGCGGCCCGGCTGGAGTGGAAGGTCTTCAAGCGCCACCCCTGGCTTGCGCGCGTGGTGAACCTCACCCGGCCTCAACCCCAACCCGGGGCGCTCGCCTTCGCGGACTGGGTGATGCGCGCGCTCCAGGAGACGCGGCTCCCAGCGCGGGAGATGATGCACATCCACATCCTGCTCCACACGTTCGTTCAAGGCATCGCGGTCAACCTCGAGTCCGAGGCCGATGCCATCGCGCAGACGGGCATGAACGACGAGGAGTTCATGCGGCAAACCGAGTCCCTCTTCATCCAGGTCGCGACGTCGGGGCGCTTCCCGCACTTCGCGAAGGTGCTCACCGACCTGCGAACGGGCTTCGACCTGGACTTCGACGAGCTGTTCGAACAGGGGCTGCGCGTGTGGCTCGATGGCCTCGAAGCTCGACTCCCGAGGCGGCCTCCCGCGCGCTGACAAGGTCTCACCAACACGCGGCCGGGCACCGGGGCTCCGAGCCGTCCCCCAGTCCTCGACATCGCGGCCATCCTTCGGGAGTCCGTCCTCGTCCGTGAGTGCGGCTCGCGCTAACGCGCGCTTCCCTCTGGAGCCCCGAGACGCTTCACATAGGCATCCAGCGTCCGCAGCCAGGCGGGCCGTGCCTCGCAGCGGTCGCGATAGGCGGAGACCTTCGGGAATCCCTCCAACACCCCCGCGTTGCGCACCTCGCGCAGCACCGTGGCCATCAGGATGTCCGCCACGGTGAACTCCCCGCCGACGAGATACTCACGCTCCTCCAGCCAGACCTCCAGCGCGCCCAGCACGCGCTCGGCATACTTGACCAGGCCGGGACGCCGCTGCGCGCCGGTCGGGTCCGAGGCGCCGATCAGGTCAATCATCAGAATCTGGCTCAGCGGGAGCTCGACGGTGCTGAGCGCGGCGAAACACCAGCGCGTCACCTGGGCGCGGCCTTGAAAGTCCGTGGGAATCAACCGGCCCGTCTTCTCCGCCAGGTACAGGAGGATGGCCGCCGACTCGGTGAGCACGAAGCCCTCGTCGTCGAGCACCGGCACCTGGGCGAAGGGATTCATCCGCAGGAACGTCTCGCTCCGGAGTTCCCCCGCGGGATGATCCACGCCGTGCACCTCATAGGGCACACCGAGTTCTTCGAGCGCCCACAGGACGCGCAAATCACGAGTGACTCCCACCACCTTCGAGTTGACGCGACCAAAGCCGTAGAGCGTGAGCATTCCAGGAGTATTGACGCCCACCCTCCTTCCGTCGAGGGCAACGCCACATCGACGCCCCCCGCGCTATTTTCGCGTCGGGCCCGTCACGGCGTCGTTGAACACCGCGAGTTGCGCGGCGAACGCTCGCTTGTGGGCGGGCCGAGCTTCAGCACGAGCAACAGAGGCGATGAGGTTCGGATACGTCTCGAGAACCTCCACGCCCTGAAGCCTGCGCAGCACCGTCACATGATGGTCATCGACGGCGCCTTGGGCACTACAAGAACTCATCCGTGACCCGGGGCTCTGGCTCCTGGGCGGAGAGGAGGACCGTCCCGGGCCCCTGCTCCACGCGCAGGCCCAGGCCCAACGCCGTCAACTCCTCGAGCGCCCCGAGCGCGTCCATGACGGGCTGGACATCGGCAACCCGGGCAGGCGTGGCGATACGCTCAAGACGCGAGCCCACCTGTTCCATCAGCACGTGTGGGGGAAGTGACTCGAGGTATCGGCCATACAGATAGGCGGGCGCGAGCAGCTGGGCGACCTCGGAGGGGGCGACGGCCGCGACGCTCATCTCGAAGCGCACCCGCACCTCCTCCACCGCGGTGTCCTGACGCCACAGGCCAAGCAAGGAGCGAAGGAAATCCATCAACGGCCGCGACCGGGACGACGCCGCCAACTGTGCCGAGGCGACCTCCAGCGCCCGCTCGGCTCGTGCGAGGTCGGGCTCGACGAAGAACAGCGGCAGCACCTCCTCGATGCCCGGCGTGTAGAGCGGCTCGGCGAGTCGCTCCGGTGCACCCACGAACGAACGCAGCGTCGTGGGTTCGAGCGATTCACCCGCGAGCCAGCGGCACCACAGCGCTTGGAGCGAGCCCTCGGAGAGCGACGCGCGGCGCAGCAGCTGAGGCCGTACCTGCTCCACGCCTCCGAACAACAAGACGGTCACCAGGTCCTCGGTGGAAGGACCCTCGGGGAACTCGAGCGCATCCGCGCCCGTCCACCGCGCATACCGATTGCGCTTCAGGTCGCGCTGGACCTCGCGCGCCACCTCACTCCACGCGGACCAGGGCACACCCAGCGCCGCGTAGTCCGTCCGGAGGCGCTCGTCGGCCGGGGCAGAGACTTCGTTGGGTCGCTTCTTGAAGTCCGCCCGCACGCGCTTGAGCTCCTTCGCGAGCGCGGGCAGCTCCTCCGCCGGACAGCCACCGGTCAGGAGTCGGAGGTGTGAGATGGGCACGCCATGCAACTTGAGCAGCCACGCGGTGAACGCCGACCAGGCGGGTGCGGAGAGGTGTCGGAGCTCCACGGTCTGTCCTCGGTCAGGCGCCAAGCCCACTCCCTTGAGATGGGTCGTCAGGCCATCGGGCCCGTGCCTCGATGATAGCTTCCCTCTGGAAGGAGCGCGGGAAGAACACCGGCCCACGCGCCTCCCGAGACTCAGGACACCGTGGCCAGGGAGCGTGGCGCGGCTCCTCAGCGCGACGCGGCGTCCAGGGCGGACTTCAGACGCGCATGTTGACGTCGCAGCGTGTCCCCGAAGACGTCCGGGTCATCGGTGCCACGCGAAACGATGAGTGCGCCTTGCACGGAGACCACGAGGTCCTCGGCGAGCTCGCGCGCGGTGGCCGCGCCGACGCCTGCCTCCGTCAGCATGGCCGCAAGCGCCTGCATCCATCGCCGGAAGGTCTGGGTCAGCTCGGGCTGGAACAGCTTGCGCGCGCTCCCCGTCACGAGCGCCCCGAGGATGCAGGGCCGGGTGCCGCCGCCATAGAAGGAGCGCACGGCGGCGAACATCGCGTCGAGGCGACGAAGGGGAGGACGCTCCGCGCTCAGCGCACCGATGATGTCTCGCTCGAGCCACGCCCCCGCCTGCTCGAGCACCGCCGCCCCCATGTCCTGCTTCCCGCCGGGGAAGTGGTGGTACAGGCTCGACTTGCCGAGGCTCGTGGCGGCCGACACATCCGACAGGCTCGCGCCGTCATAGCCACGCTCACGGAAGAGTTCGAGCAGCCGCGCGACGAGTTCCTCACGGGACATGAGTGGAGCTGGCATGGGTGACCTCTCTGTACCTTTCGGTACAAACTAACGCCCTCACTCCCGGCGCTCAAGGGGCATCTCTCACTGAGAATTGCGGTCGAAAATCGGGCCCTTTATGAACCGAACGCTCGGTACAACGAGCTTCATCCCGGAGCTGACCATGTCGCCGTCGCAGAACTCTCTTCCTACGCGTCGTACCTTCGGCCTGCTGACCGCGGCCGTGCTCACACTGGCTTCTCTCTCCTCCATGAGGGCCGAGGCCGCCGGAAACGCCTCCGACAAGCGGCGCGCGGAGGTCCAGGTGCGCTACCGCACCGTGGCCATCGATGGAGTGGACGTCTTCTACCGGGAGGCGGGCCCGAAGGACGCGCCCGTGCTGCTGCTGCTCCACGGCTTCCCCACGTCCAGCCACATGTTCCGCAACCTCATCCCCGCGCTGGCCGACCGCTACCGCGTCGTGGCACCGGACTACCCGGGCTTCGGCCAGAGCGCGGCCCCGCCGCGGGGAACCTTCGACTACACGTTCGACCGCTACGCCACGCTCGTGGAGAAGCTGACCGAGCACCTCGGCCTGCAGCGGTACGCGCTCTACGTCATGGACTACGGCGCGCCTGTCGGCTTCCGCGTCGCGACCCGACACCCCGAGCGGGTCACCGCGCTCATCGTCCAGAACGGCAATGCCTACGACGAAGGGCTCGCCGGGTTCTGGGACCCCATCAAGACCTACTGGCGCGAGCCCACCCCCGCGAACCGCGAGGCGCTGCGCTGGCTCACGTCCTCGAAGGCCACCCAGTGGCAGTACACGAACGGGGTGCCCGACACGTCGCTGGTGAGCCCTGACGCGTGGACGCACGACCAGGCCCTGCTGGACCGGCCGGGCAACGCCGACATCCAGTTGGACCTCTTCTACGACTACCGCACCAACCCGCCCCTGTACCCGCAGTGGCAGGAGTACTTCCGGAGCCACCGCCCGCCGACGCTCGTGATGTGGGGCAAGAACGACGAAATCTTCGTCGCGGCTGGTGCGGCCCCCTACCTGCGTGACAACCCGAAGGCGGAGCTCCACATGCTGGACACGGGCCACTTCGCGCTCGAGACGCATGGGCCGCAGATGGCCGAGCTCATCCGCGACTTCCTCGCCCGTCTGCCGACGAAGAAGCGTGCGGAGCGCTAGGCCCGCGTGCGGACGGAGCCGGTGATTCGAGGCCGGCTCCGTCCAAACCCGTCTACAGGTCGACGACGGGGAGCACGTCCCCCATCTCCCCCGCGTTGTCTCCGCGGCTCTCCCTATCGCCGAGCCCGAGCTGACCCGCGAAGTTGCCGCCCCAGCACTTGACGCTGCCTTCGTCGAAGGTGGCGCACGTATGGGAGGTGCCAGCCTCGAGCGAGGTCACGGCACGGCCCGTCCCGAGATTGACGCGCGGCAGCGCGTCGCCCATCTGGCCCGGCCCGACTCCGATATGCCACGAATAGCCGAGCCCGAGCTCGCCCCAGTCGTTGCAGCCCCAGCACTTGACGGAGCCGTCATCCAGGAGTGCGCACGTGTGGATGGCACCGACGGTGAGCGCCAGCGCGGTCCTCCCCGTCCCCAGGAGGACGGACGGCAGTGCGTCTCCCATCTCCTCCGGCCCATCTCCGCGGTTCTGTGAGTCGCCGAGCCCGAGCTGGCCATGGTCGTTGCTGCCCCAGCACTTGACGGAGCCGTCATCGAGGAGCGCACACGTGGAGAACTCCCGGGTGGCGAGTGCCTTCGCGGTCCGCCCCGTGCCAAGACGCATCGAGGCCAACGCATCGCCCATCTCGCCAGGACCATCACCGAGCTGCGCGAAGTAGCCAAGCCCGAGCTGCCCCCTGGAGCTGGTGCCCCAGCACTTGACGGAGTCGTCATCCAGGAGCGCGCACGTATGCACGGCACCCGCGGCAAGCGCCTTCGCGGTCCGCCCCGTGCCGAGATTCACCCGTGGGAGCGCGTCGCCCATCTCACCCGGGCCATCTCCGCGGTCCTGCTTGTCGCCGAGCCCGAGCTGGCCCCAGTCATTGCGCCCCCAGCACTTGACCTCGCCATTGTCGAGAATGGCGCACACGTGCTCGCTCCCGCTGACCACTGACTTCGCGGTCCGCCCCGTGCCGAGGTC is part of the Myxococcus landrumus genome and encodes:
- a CDS encoding TetR/AcrR family transcriptional regulator, which gives rise to MPAPLMSREELVARLLELFRERGYDGASLSDVSAATSLGKSSLYHHFPGGKQDMGAAVLEQAGAWLERDIIGALSAERPPLRRLDAMFAAVRSFYGGGTRPCILGALVTGSARKLFQPELTQTFRRWMQALAAMLTEAGVGAATARELAEDLVVSVQGALIVSRGTDDPDVFGDTLRRQHARLKSALDAASR
- a CDS encoding TetR/AcrR family transcriptional regulator C-terminal domain-containing protein — translated: MGTAPYQRIVEDVKRQLRSGALQPGDRLPSTRELASQWKVALATAAHALRVLAQEGVVKALPRVGTVVAGGASRPGATRATADSTRERIVRAAIAMADDEGLPALSIRGVASKLGMPVMSLYRYVASKEVLLVMMAETAFGDEELPRKPPPGWRAQLELAARLEWKVFKRHPWLARVVNLTRPQPQPGALAFADWVMRALQETRLPAREMMHIHILLHTFVQGIAVNLESEADAIAQTGMNDEEFMRQTESLFIQVATSGRFPHFAKVLTDLRTGFDLDFDELFEQGLRVWLDGLEARLPRRPPAR
- a CDS encoding FAD-dependent monooxygenase, giving the protein MTQPHVLIVGAGIAGPSLAGWLTGQGWRVTIVERARSLRTGGQAVDFRGPVHRTVLERMGLWEAIHERRTRLGKQTLIDASGRALVELPALMMSGDVELHRGDLCQLLFERTRESVEYRFGDAPTALCETPAGVEVEFEHHAPQRFDLVVGADGLRSNVRSLLFGKDTDCLKHHGYRVVGCTLPNALGLKQRGVIYSEPGRGVSVTSAHDEEQVRALFVFTGAPLGPHERSPASACDAVSAAFAGAGWETRRLVDGLREAEDTYFDAIGSVHLSRYSQGRVVLLGDAAWGGTLGGQGTPLAMVGAYVLAGELLASPESHADAFSRFEARMRPYATPAQDGAKRVGGFFAPRSRPGLFLRNQLYRMLTSKPLERVFEKLVTHAANAFELPDHGGGFATPRA
- a CDS encoding ThiF family adenylyltransferase; amino-acid sequence: MRIIFCGVGAIGSQAAVLCRNLEASLVFIDFDRVESKNLLAQAYVKPSVGKNKAEALKLQFLNLHGVKTESFGVRITRDNVEALCGGADLLVDCFDNQDSRVLLSEFARRAGKPLLHGAVSADGTFGLVRWDERFTPDAEETIGQATCEGGAHLPLLGLLAATLARSVQDFAKQGSRRDALVNLSSVVPTSGT
- a CDS encoding GNAT family N-acetyltransferase, with protein sequence MILRDVTDADLSIFFEHQCDAEAQRMAAFPAREREAFLSHWRTRVLRPENVTRTIVVGGQVVGYIGSWDQDGKRLVAYWMGREHWGKGLATRALSEFLAHEPARPLHAWVAVHNVGSVRVLAKCGFREVAHESELPEDGVAEVLMMLESKTAEPITTGR
- a CDS encoding alpha/beta fold hydrolase, whose amino-acid sequence is MSPSQNSLPTRRTFGLLTAAVLTLASLSSMRAEAAGNASDKRRAEVQVRYRTVAIDGVDVFYREAGPKDAPVLLLLHGFPTSSHMFRNLIPALADRYRVVAPDYPGFGQSAAPPRGTFDYTFDRYATLVEKLTEHLGLQRYALYVMDYGAPVGFRVATRHPERVTALIVQNGNAYDEGLAGFWDPIKTYWREPTPANREALRWLTSSKATQWQYTNGVPDTSLVSPDAWTHDQALLDRPGNADIQLDLFYDYRTNPPLYPQWQEYFRSHRPPTLVMWGKNDEIFVAAGAAPYLRDNPKAELHMLDTGHFALETHGPQMAELIRDFLARLPTKKRAER
- a CDS encoding S8 family peptidase: MTKLTLAMGGLALLGACSSRTVCRDPTTTTALLARPTEKFLSAQKKVPGQYVVVLKEPEAGLQPLAVSEATQSLTAKYGGDTFAVYEHALRGFATRMSEEQARALSTDPAVAYVQEDGVMSIRESQPRPTWGIDRVDQRNLPLDRLYMYNATGLGVHVYILDTGVRFTHREFEGRASVGFDAIGDSMKGNDCHGHGTHVAGTVAGKTYGLAKNAQVHSVRVLGCNGSGSTSGVIAGIDWVTKNHQSPAVANMSLGGDPDQATDDAVRRSIASGVTYVLAAGNESTDACKHSPARTMEAITVAATDTKDKRTHFSNYGDCVDVFAPGNQITSAWHYNDKETREQSGTSMASPHVAGVAALWLELNPSATPEAVATALFANATPDKVRSPGECSPNRMAYSGFIGAVPLLPTVSTEPPEQPAPSAAQH
- a CDS encoding glutathione S-transferase family protein; this translates as MGVNTPGMLTLYGFGRVNSKVVGVTRDLRVLWALEELGVPYEVHGVDHPAGELRSETFLRMNPFAQVPVLDDEGFVLTESAAILLYLAEKTGRLIPTDFQGRAQVTRWCFAALSTVELPLSQILMIDLIGASDPTGAQRRPGLVKYAERVLGALEVWLEEREYLVGGEFTVADILMATVLREVRNAGVLEGFPKVSAYRDRCEARPAWLRTLDAYVKRLGAPEGSAR